In Nitratiruptor sp. YY09-18, a single window of DNA contains:
- a CDS encoding multiheme c-type cytochrome, which translates to MKKVLLSLVVVIIVIFLGWQMLKPKIASYYVQLTKPHIGLEADLQPAAQKGAEYVGSGKCRECHKEQYNDWIHSMHSKMIQDAKKNPKVIVADFSKLPADADFNLSDIKYTIGSKFKQRYMIPATINGKPDFRLGNYQWNTQTKKWQHFKPYKYWYHDAYPHDNKQFPTSNTCDGCHFTGYMSREKRVEPAIACESCHGPGSSHSKDPKANPIYKATSYDPIRATEVCLQCHMRNRDKRLEKMDIKELWMEAKDYPFGYEPGRPLIKYKLVAPFIYGHETKEFWPTGQAKKNRTQGNEYVRDAMYQHGITCINCHNPHRLTNVAQKPEGNAACMKCHSFGSIIGPHQKSLEAHTHHKVDSKGSLCIECHMPKTGRHTGKSPLTVRSHMFRFVPPAETKLFHMPPKTNACYACHQDKSLDELQKDLKEWGMESWPNQEVLSHFLLQKSAAYK; encoded by the coding sequence GTGAAGAAGGTACTCCTTAGTCTCGTTGTTGTTATCATAGTTATATTCTTAGGTTGGCAAATGCTCAAGCCAAAAATTGCATCCTATTATGTACAGCTTACAAAACCACATATCGGATTAGAGGCAGACTTGCAACCAGCTGCGCAAAAAGGGGCAGAATATGTAGGTTCTGGTAAATGTAGAGAGTGCCACAAAGAGCAGTATAATGACTGGATACACTCAATGCATAGTAAAATGATTCAAGATGCTAAGAAGAACCCAAAAGTAATAGTTGCAGATTTTAGCAAGCTGCCGGCAGATGCAGATTTCAATCTTAGTGATATCAAATACACAATCGGAAGTAAGTTTAAGCAGCGCTATATGATACCAGCTACTATCAATGGCAAGCCAGATTTTCGCCTGGGAAACTATCAGTGGAATACCCAAACCAAAAAATGGCAGCATTTCAAGCCATATAAATACTGGTATCATGATGCATATCCCCATGATAATAAGCAGTTTCCTACATCAAATACCTGTGATGGATGCCACTTTACCGGATATATGAGTAGAGAGAAGCGGGTTGAGCCTGCAATTGCGTGTGAGAGTTGCCATGGTCCTGGAAGTTCACATAGCAAAGACCCAAAGGCCAATCCTATCTACAAAGCAACAAGCTACGATCCTATCAGAGCGACAGAAGTCTGTTTGCAGTGCCATATGCGCAATAGAGACAAGAGACTTGAAAAGATGGATATCAAAGAGCTGTGGATGGAGGCAAAGGATTATCCTTTTGGCTATGAGCCTGGCCGTCCTCTCATAAAGTATAAACTTGTAGCACCATTTATCTATGGGCATGAGACCAAAGAGTTTTGGCCAACAGGACAGGCTAAGAAAAATAGAACACAAGGAAATGAGTATGTAAGAGATGCTATGTATCAACACGGCATAACATGCATCAATTGCCACAATCCACATAGGCTTACGAATGTTGCCCAAAAGCCGGAGGGCAATGCAGCTTGTATGAAGTGTCACAGTTTTGGAAGCATTATAGGCCCACATCAAAAGAGCCTCGAAGCTCACACCCATCATAAAGTTGACTCAAAAGGATCACTCTGTATTGAGTGTCACATGCCAAAAACGGGACGCCATACGGGCAAATCGCCTTTGACAGTGCGTAGCCATATGTTTCGTTTTGTTCCTCCTGCAGAAACGAAGCTCTTTCATATGCCACCCAAGACCAATGCATGCTATGCTTGCCATCAGGATAAGAGTCTGGATGAGTTGCAAAAAGATCTCAAAGAGTGGGGTATGGAGTCGTGGCCAAATCAAGAGGTACTCAGCCACTTTCTATTGCAAAAGAGCGCAGCGTATAAGTAG
- the pstC gene encoding phosphate ABC transporter permease subunit PstC — protein MSKALDWLFKNLALISAISILIALIAIFAILFKEALPAIQAFGLKFLVNTKWAPNMDIFGGLPAIYGSIMSTAIAMLLATPIAIGVAIFLTEISPNILKGPIGTAIELLAAIPSIIYGMWGLFFFAPYVRDWFGGNGLGLLTAGFVLAIMILPFMAAITRDSMNTTPDVLKESAYALGATKWDVVKDVVIPFAKAGIIGSIILALGRAIGETMAVTFVMGNAHKIPKHLTDPATSIPVTLANEFTEADSDLYYSSLFYLALILFVISFVVIALAKFYFLRKVRAAK, from the coding sequence ATGAGTAAAGCTCTTGATTGGCTGTTTAAAAATCTTGCGCTCATATCTGCCATATCAATACTCATAGCCCTCATAGCAATCTTTGCAATCCTCTTCAAAGAAGCCCTTCCTGCGATTCAAGCTTTTGGTTTGAAGTTTTTAGTCAATACAAAATGGGCTCCAAATATGGATATCTTTGGAGGGCTTCCTGCAATTTATGGCTCTATAATGTCTACAGCAATTGCTATGCTTTTGGCTACACCTATTGCAATAGGTGTAGCAATATTTTTGACTGAAATCTCTCCAAATATTCTAAAAGGTCCTATTGGTACAGCGATCGAACTACTTGCAGCCATCCCTTCAATCATTTATGGAATGTGGGGGCTCTTTTTCTTTGCTCCCTATGTGCGTGATTGGTTTGGGGGTAATGGGCTAGGACTTTTGACTGCTGGATTTGTGTTAGCTATCATGATCTTACCCTTTATGGCTGCCATTACAAGAGACAGTATGAATACCACCCCTGATGTTCTCAAAGAGTCTGCCTATGCATTAGGTGCGACTAAATGGGATGTGGTCAAAGATGTTGTCATTCCTTTTGCAAAAGCTGGGATTATTGGATCTATTATCCTTGCATTGGGACGAGCTATAGGTGAGACAATGGCAGTAACATTTGTTATGGGAAATGCCCACAAGATTCCAAAACACCTTACAGATCCAGCTACAAGTATTCCAGTGACACTGGCCAATGAATTCACAGAAGCTGATAGTGATCTCTACTACTCAAGTCTCTTCTATTTAGCCCTCATTTTATTTGTCATTAGTTTTGTGGTCATAGCTTTGGCAAAATTCTATTTTCTTAGAAAAGTAAGGGCTGCTAAATGA
- the pstA gene encoding phosphate ABC transporter permease PstA translates to MRQRKIINIIIMVLSTLAALLGLLFLFWILWTLVSKGMSAMSWDIFVKDTAPPGMHGGLRNALVGQLILVSVASLIGIPLGILAGTFLSEYGGNSKFSNFLRDISDIMMSAPSIVIGAFVYAILVEPVGHFNGWAGAVALAIMMIPIVLRTTDDMLSLVSRQLREAAYALGAPKYKVIMQVVYRGAKVGMITGILLSVARIAGETAPLLFTSFNNNFFTTNLNEAMSSLTVTMFNFATSPYEDWIDLGWAAAFILGAFVLFVNIVGRLIIRKKVK, encoded by the coding sequence ATGAGACAAAGAAAGATCATCAATATTATAATTATGGTTCTCTCAACACTTGCAGCTCTTTTGGGACTTCTTTTTTTGTTTTGGATTCTTTGGACCCTTGTGAGCAAGGGTATGAGTGCTATGAGCTGGGATATTTTTGTCAAAGATACAGCACCTCCGGGAATGCATGGAGGGTTGCGTAATGCGTTGGTAGGACAACTCATTCTCGTGAGTGTAGCCTCTCTTATAGGTATTCCTTTGGGAATTTTAGCTGGTACATTCTTGAGTGAATATGGTGGTAACTCCAAATTTTCAAACTTTTTACGTGATATCAGTGACATCATGATGAGTGCACCATCAATTGTCATAGGTGCGTTTGTCTATGCAATTTTAGTTGAGCCTGTGGGACATTTCAATGGATGGGCAGGTGCTGTGGCATTAGCGATAATGATGATACCAATAGTACTGCGCACTACTGATGATATGCTCTCTCTCGTTTCACGCCAGCTTCGAGAAGCAGCTTATGCCTTGGGCGCTCCAAAATACAAAGTTATCATGCAGGTAGTTTACCGTGGAGCAAAGGTAGGGATGATTACTGGTATTTTGCTTTCTGTTGCCCGTATTGCCGGTGAGACTGCACCACTACTCTTTACATCTTTTAACAATAACTTCTTTACAACCAATCTCAATGAGGCAATGAGTTCACTCACTGTGACAATGTTCAATTTTGCTACAAGTCCGTATGAAGACTGGATCGATCTTGGTTGGGCAGCTGCGTTTATATTAGGTGCTTTTGTGCTCTTTGTAAATATAGTAGGACGATTGATCATTAGAAAGAAGGTGAAATAG
- a CDS encoding Sir2 family NAD-dependent protein deacetylase translates to MIQEAANAIKEADYLLISAGAGMGVDSGLPDFRGSEGFWRAYPAAKRLGLRFEELANPRWFEDDPHLAWAFYGHRLNLYRKTQPHEGFAKLLKIAQDKKDYFVFTSNVDGQFQKAGFAEDKIYEIHGSIHFMQCTQPCSEVIWSANGVEVEIDEENFKALEPLPRCINCSAIARPNILMFGDWNWVDTRAREQESRFAQFLHHIDGKLVIVEIGAGKAVPTVRMMDEEIAKDFGATLIRINPREPDESDVPLAYGGKEALDMIYTCYQKS, encoded by the coding sequence ATGATACAAGAAGCAGCAAATGCCATCAAAGAAGCTGATTACCTTCTTATCAGTGCAGGGGCTGGAATGGGTGTTGATAGTGGTCTGCCAGACTTTAGGGGCTCTGAGGGTTTTTGGAGGGCATATCCCGCGGCAAAAAGGTTGGGATTACGATTTGAAGAGCTTGCAAATCCTCGCTGGTTTGAAGATGATCCTCACCTTGCCTGGGCTTTTTATGGTCATAGACTCAATCTTTATCGAAAAACGCAACCCCATGAAGGTTTTGCAAAACTTCTCAAAATTGCACAAGATAAAAAGGATTATTTCGTCTTTACTTCCAATGTAGATGGACAGTTTCAAAAAGCCGGTTTTGCTGAAGATAAAATCTATGAAATACATGGATCGATCCATTTCATGCAGTGTACGCAGCCATGCAGTGAAGTAATTTGGAGTGCAAATGGTGTGGAAGTGGAGATCGATGAGGAGAATTTCAAGGCATTAGAGCCGCTCCCACGATGTATCAACTGTAGCGCAATAGCACGGCCAAATATATTGATGTTTGGGGATTGGAACTGGGTAGATACAAGAGCAAGAGAGCAAGAATCACGCTTTGCACAATTTCTTCATCACATTGATGGAAAATTGGTTATCGTGGAAATTGGAGCTGGCAAAGCAGTGCCAACGGTGAGGATGATGGATGAGGAAATTGCTAAGGACTTCGGCGCTACACTCATTCGCATAAATCCTAGAGAGCCAGATGAAAGTGATGTCCCTCTAGCATATGGAGGTAAAGAGGCTCTAGATATGATATACACTTGCTATCAAAAGTCGTAA
- the pyrF gene encoding orotidine-5'-phosphate decarboxylase produces MELCVALDLPSREQNLSLAKELKDFPVWLKVGLRSYIRDGKEFIQDLKSINTKFKIFADLKLYDIPNTMADAAEELTKIGIEMFNIHASAGREAMQTVMHRLEQFSKRPLVLAVTVLTSFNEEQFRSIYNASIDEKATQFAKDAYEAGLDGVVCSVFESKRIKQIISSDFITLTPGIRPFGEDAGDQKRVAGIEMAKANESDIIVVGRPIYKAKNPKEVVEKILTKL; encoded by the coding sequence ATGGAACTTTGTGTAGCACTCGATCTCCCCTCGCGCGAGCAAAATCTCTCTTTAGCAAAAGAGCTCAAAGATTTCCCTGTCTGGCTCAAAGTTGGTCTGCGCAGCTATATACGAGACGGAAAAGAGTTTATACAAGATCTCAAATCCATTAACACGAAGTTTAAGATTTTTGCAGACCTCAAGCTCTACGATATCCCAAACACTATGGCAGATGCAGCTGAGGAACTTACAAAAATTGGTATTGAGATGTTCAATATCCATGCAAGTGCTGGAAGAGAGGCTATGCAAACTGTTATGCATCGACTTGAACAGTTTTCCAAAAGGCCTCTTGTACTAGCTGTAACCGTTCTCACATCCTTTAATGAAGAGCAGTTTCGATCTATCTATAATGCTTCAATTGATGAAAAAGCTACACAATTTGCCAAAGATGCTTATGAAGCTGGGCTCGATGGTGTTGTTTGCAGTGTGTTTGAGAGCAAAAGGATCAAGCAGATAATATCTTCTGATTTCATCACCCTCACACCAGGCATTCGCCCCTTTGGAGAAGACGCAGGAGATCAAAAACGTGTAGCAGGCATTGAGATGGCAAAAGCTAATGAAAGTGATATCATCGTCGTTGGGCGCCCAATATACAAAGCCAAAAACCCCAAAGAGGTGGTAGAAAAAATATTGACAAAACTGTGA
- the pstB gene encoding phosphate ABC transporter ATP-binding protein PstB, which yields MAILCEVKEPREIDIKNFSFYYNGSDKPALKNINLPIAKNRVTAMIGPSGCGKSTLLRSLNRIHDLYPGNRYEGEIIFEGRNILDKKIDLIALRVKIGMIFQKPTPFPMSIFDNVAYGLRLQGIKNKTELKDRVEEALKGAALWNEVKDRLKDDANALSGGQQQRLCIARAVAVKPKVLLFDEPTSALDPISTQAIEELVIELKEQMTIVIVTHNMQQAARVSDYTAFMYMGELIELGITEEFFINPKAKLSEEYITGKFG from the coding sequence ATGGCAATACTGTGTGAAGTCAAAGAACCGCGTGAAATTGATATCAAAAATTTTAGCTTCTACTACAATGGAAGCGATAAGCCAGCACTTAAAAATATCAACCTCCCAATAGCCAAAAACAGAGTTACAGCTATGATAGGTCCAAGTGGTTGTGGGAAGTCGACACTCCTTAGAAGTCTCAACCGTATTCATGATCTCTATCCAGGAAATCGCTATGAGGGAGAGATAATCTTTGAGGGGCGCAATATTCTTGATAAAAAGATCGACCTTATAGCGCTTCGTGTCAAAATTGGAATGATATTTCAAAAACCAACCCCTTTTCCTATGAGTATTTTCGATAATGTTGCATATGGACTGCGACTTCAAGGGATTAAAAACAAAACGGAACTCAAGGATAGAGTTGAAGAGGCGCTAAAGGGTGCAGCACTTTGGAATGAGGTGAAAGACCGTCTCAAAGATGATGCAAATGCACTCTCAGGCGGGCAGCAGCAGCGTCTTTGTATCGCCCGTGCAGTTGCTGTGAAACCAAAAGTCTTACTTTTTGATGAGCCAACAAGTGCACTTGACCCTATTAGTACCCAAGCAATTGAAGAACTTGTCATTGAGCTCAAAGAGCAGATGACTATAGTTATTGTGACACACAATATGCAGCAAGCCGCAAGAGTGAGCGACTATACAGCATTTATGTATATGGGTGAACTAATCGAATTAGGTATTACAGAAGAGTTTTTTATCAATCCAAAAGCTAAACTCTCAGAAGAGTACATTACTGGGAAGTTTGGTTAA
- a CDS encoding HNH endonuclease: protein MEKELSHLYELLNDKKRLLTEIYFELQRYFEQKYGQNTVVLMEIGSFFEVYEVNNDELKIGKAKEIAEFLNIQLTRKNKAIIENSIANPLMAGVPNFALERYLSRLVQSKKYTVVLVRQKGEPPNVKRYIANIISPGTNFDYQAEPTENFIASIIVGSNKGSYYAGYAAVDVTTGKCFVNQLYSTKDDKTFALDELFTLLQTYQTSEIILTYDGDVDREFVQSYLELEHYTYNTNTSRAKIDYQNELFASIYAIHSILSPIEYLDLERFPYASEALVLLIDFIIDHDPSLVQKLMRPQFLGNKRYVYLGNNALEQLNIISRDPEEMTLLKLLDQTSTPLGKRLLKERLLNPIQDQKELQRRYDLTELFLDSYEKFERLLKQVYDIERILRRIKLKKLHPFEINYLHTSLYAIEKIYKELEGSKVDIAHFNFEDIHTFRTSLERIFDLEQSARYRRDQIEGNIFNEGVNLFIDKIEEEIAQILAKLEQFVGHIQGFFDKDESFVSLGWLESEGFFINLTKNRYKLIEEKLVQSFVTVDGEHHFFKDFQIKRLKNSVKLTNSYIEDLSQEYIALQSRLVALVKKSYMETLEELELQFSALLEKLIEYIGELDFAISGAKVAKIYNYARPEIVDEQQLEFIALRHPIIESREENGIYIPNDLLLGSVQSEHEHVTIEASGGKEVRGVLLYGINSSGKSSLMKSIGIAVVMAQAGFFVPAAKMRFGLIDKIFTRIVSKDNLYKGLSTFAIEMLELKNIFNRATANSLVLGDEISHGTETYSALSIVSAAIKRLSEIGSYFVFATHLHQLSSIKDIKELPNIVFLHLGVYYDEEKDRLIYDRKLQVGSGSTMYGLEFAKALHMDKKFLEYAYVIRKELTGQKSEVELLKERRRSRYNKKVYLTKCAICNAPVEEVHHIAPQMRAKEGFIDHFKANHKYNLIPLCAKHHKMVHDGKIIINGFIMSEEGLKLHYTEKGG, encoded by the coding sequence TTGGAAAAAGAGCTATCGCATCTGTATGAGCTTCTCAATGATAAAAAGCGACTCCTCACAGAAATCTACTTTGAATTGCAGCGCTATTTTGAACAAAAGTATGGACAAAATACCGTAGTTTTGATGGAGATAGGCTCTTTTTTTGAGGTATATGAAGTCAATAATGATGAGCTCAAAATCGGCAAAGCCAAAGAGATAGCAGAGTTTCTCAATATCCAACTCACTCGCAAAAACAAAGCTATCATAGAAAATTCCATCGCCAATCCATTGATGGCAGGAGTGCCAAACTTTGCACTTGAACGCTATCTAAGCCGCCTTGTACAGAGCAAGAAATATACTGTAGTCTTAGTGCGCCAAAAGGGTGAGCCACCAAATGTCAAGCGCTATATCGCTAATATCATATCTCCCGGTACCAATTTTGACTATCAGGCTGAGCCTACGGAGAATTTCATCGCTTCTATCATTGTGGGTTCCAATAAAGGAAGCTACTATGCTGGGTATGCAGCGGTAGATGTGACTACAGGCAAATGTTTTGTCAATCAGCTCTATTCAACCAAAGATGATAAAACTTTTGCACTTGATGAACTCTTTACACTTTTGCAGACTTACCAGACGAGTGAAATTATCCTCACATACGATGGTGATGTAGACAGAGAGTTTGTACAAAGCTACCTAGAGCTTGAACACTACACATATAATACCAATACTTCTAGAGCCAAAATTGACTACCAAAACGAACTCTTTGCATCCATCTACGCAATTCACTCAATTCTTTCACCCATTGAGTATCTCGATCTAGAGCGCTTTCCATATGCGAGTGAGGCACTAGTGCTTTTGATCGATTTTATAATTGATCACGACCCATCTTTGGTGCAAAAACTGATGCGGCCGCAGTTTTTAGGGAATAAACGCTATGTCTATCTAGGCAATAACGCTCTTGAGCAGCTCAATATTATCTCACGTGATCCAGAGGAGATGACACTTCTCAAACTCCTCGACCAAACATCCACACCCCTTGGCAAGAGGCTTTTAAAAGAGAGACTTCTCAATCCAATCCAAGATCAAAAAGAGCTGCAAAGGCGCTATGATTTAACAGAGCTGTTTTTGGATAGTTACGAAAAGTTTGAGCGCCTCTTGAAGCAAGTCTATGATATCGAGCGCATTTTGCGTCGTATAAAACTCAAAAAGCTCCACCCATTTGAGATAAACTATTTGCACACCTCATTGTATGCTATTGAGAAGATTTATAAGGAATTGGAGGGGAGCAAAGTAGATATTGCTCATTTTAATTTTGAAGATATTCACACTTTTCGCACATCCCTTGAGCGTATTTTTGATCTTGAGCAAAGCGCTAGGTATCGTCGCGATCAGATTGAAGGAAATATTTTCAATGAAGGAGTCAATCTCTTCATAGATAAAATTGAAGAGGAGATTGCACAGATTCTTGCAAAACTAGAGCAGTTTGTAGGGCATATTCAAGGTTTTTTTGACAAAGACGAATCTTTCGTCTCTTTGGGTTGGCTAGAGAGTGAGGGATTTTTTATCAATCTTACAAAAAATCGCTATAAACTTATCGAAGAAAAACTAGTACAAAGTTTTGTAACAGTAGATGGAGAGCACCACTTTTTCAAAGATTTTCAGATTAAGCGCCTCAAAAACAGTGTCAAACTTACAAATAGTTACATAGAAGATCTCTCTCAAGAGTATATTGCTTTGCAATCGCGCTTGGTAGCTCTAGTAAAAAAGAGCTACATGGAGACATTAGAAGAACTGGAGCTGCAGTTTAGCGCATTGCTTGAAAAATTGATAGAGTATATTGGAGAGCTTGATTTTGCTATCAGTGGTGCTAAGGTGGCCAAGATTTATAACTATGCAAGACCAGAGATTGTAGATGAGCAACAGCTAGAGTTTATTGCTCTGCGCCACCCCATTATAGAATCGCGCGAAGAGAATGGTATCTATATTCCTAATGATTTGCTGCTAGGGAGTGTTCAAAGTGAGCATGAGCATGTAACCATCGAAGCAAGTGGTGGCAAAGAGGTGCGAGGAGTACTGCTCTATGGTATCAACTCTAGCGGCAAAAGCTCGCTTATGAAGAGTATCGGGATTGCAGTAGTAATGGCGCAGGCTGGTTTTTTTGTGCCAGCGGCGAAGATGCGCTTTGGACTTATAGATAAAATTTTTACGAGAATTGTCTCAAAAGATAATCTCTACAAAGGTCTCTCTACATTTGCTATAGAGATGCTAGAACTCAAAAACATCTTCAATCGCGCTACGGCAAACTCACTTGTTCTTGGTGATGAGATAAGCCATGGGACGGAGACCTATTCGGCTCTCTCAATCGTGAGTGCTGCGATAAAGAGACTCAGTGAAATCGGCAGTTACTTTGTCTTTGCTACACATCTGCACCAGCTCTCTTCTATCAAAGATATCAAAGAGCTTCCAAATATCGTTTTTTTGCATCTTGGAGTTTATTATGATGAAGAAAAAGATAGGCTCATCTATGATAGGAAGTTGCAAGTTGGAAGTGGAAGCACCATGTATGGACTTGAGTTTGCAAAAGCTCTCCATATGGATAAAAAGTTTTTAGAGTATGCTTATGTGATACGCAAAGAGTTGACTGGACAAAAGAGTGAGGTAGAACTACTCAAAGAGAGAAGACGTAGCCGTTATAATAAAAAGGTATACTTAACAAAGTGTGCAATATGCAATGCGCCAGTCGAAGAGGTACATCATATCGCACCGCAAATGAGAGCAAAAGAGGGATTTATAGACCACTTCAAAGCAAATCACAAATACAATCTCATTCCTCTTTGTGCAAAACATCACAAGATGGTGCATGACGGTAAGATCATTATTAACGGATTTATCATGAGTGAAGAGGGATTGAAACTCCATTACACAGAAAAAGGAGGGTAG
- the pstS gene encoding phosphate ABC transporter substrate-binding protein PstS: MLKKIAFTSVAAMVLVSGANATKISGAGATFPAPLYYQWAYDYHKATGVEINYQSIGSGGGIKQVSARIVDFGASDKPLKPRKLDKKRLYQFPAVIGSIVVAYNLPGIGDMELKLENKDIANIYLGKIKFWDDKAIAEDNPGLKLPHKKIVVVHRSDGSGTTFNFTYFLSAVSDEWANNVGVGKAVDWPVGIGGKGNEGVSNILKQTPYSIGYVEYAYKLQNNFTAATIQTKSGKWVKPVEENFKAAAAHAKWSPKNHFYQVLALQPGDNSYPIVAGTFILLPREKQEKDKEITAFFDWAFKNGDAAAKKLGYIPLPATTKDMIREYWKIHGIAPKSK; this comes from the coding sequence ATGCTTAAGAAGATTGCTTTCACATCAGTAGCAGCAATGGTGCTTGTGAGTGGTGCAAATGCTACAAAAATTAGTGGTGCTGGTGCAACATTCCCTGCACCTTTATACTATCAATGGGCATATGATTACCACAAAGCTACAGGTGTAGAGATCAACTATCAGTCAATTGGTAGTGGTGGCGGAATCAAACAAGTAAGTGCAAGAATTGTAGATTTTGGTGCAAGTGACAAGCCTCTCAAGCCAAGAAAATTGGACAAAAAAAGACTCTATCAATTTCCTGCAGTTATCGGAAGCATCGTTGTAGCATACAATCTTCCAGGCATTGGCGATATGGAGCTCAAACTTGAAAACAAAGATATAGCAAATATCTATCTTGGCAAGATCAAATTTTGGGATGATAAAGCTATCGCTGAAGATAATCCAGGCCTTAAACTCCCCCACAAAAAAATCGTAGTAGTTCATAGAAGCGATGGTAGTGGTACTACTTTTAATTTCACATATTTTCTCAGTGCAGTAAGTGATGAGTGGGCAAACAATGTAGGAGTAGGAAAAGCAGTGGATTGGCCAGTGGGCATTGGCGGTAAAGGAAATGAGGGAGTGAGCAATATCCTCAAGCAGACTCCTTACAGCATTGGATATGTCGAGTATGCATACAAGCTTCAAAATAACTTCACTGCTGCAACTATTCAGACAAAGAGTGGCAAATGGGTAAAACCTGTAGAAGAGAACTTCAAAGCAGCAGCTGCACATGCAAAATGGAGCCCCAAAAACCACTTCTATCAAGTATTGGCATTGCAACCAGGAGATAATAGTTATCCGATTGTAGCAGGAACTTTTATTCTTCTCCCACGTGAAAAGCAAGAAAAAGATAAAGAAATTACAGCCTTTTTTGACTGGGCATTCAAAAATGGAGATGCTGCAGCAAAAAAACTAGGCTATATTCCACTTCCTGCAACTACAAAAGATATGATCCGCGAATATTGGAAAATACACGGAATCGCTCCAAAGAGCAAATAA
- a CDS encoding PhoU domain-containing protein has product MLKSYEEKLNAIQNMVKDASQKVVNAHKIALDSFTNKDIDEFRSVLDLVKSLDDEARAIDNEIVKVIALYGPEASQLRELIAYIKLTNEIVRIGDYAKTYAKNISRHIQNEIEFSALDDYIIQLHETAIEALEYALSMLDANVEEVDDLYHKALVEESKTDEIFKLFEKELLADLCKEREKISDYLNVLSTCRKLERTGDRAVEIAKLLLFAKKGGKLENF; this is encoded by the coding sequence ATGCTCAAAAGTTATGAGGAAAAACTTAACGCCATCCAAAATATGGTAAAAGATGCTTCACAAAAAGTTGTCAATGCGCACAAGATTGCCCTTGATTCTTTTACCAATAAAGATATAGATGAGTTCCGATCTGTGCTAGATCTTGTCAAATCACTCGATGATGAGGCAAGAGCAATAGACAATGAAATTGTAAAAGTCATAGCACTCTATGGACCTGAAGCAAGTCAGCTGCGAGAACTCATCGCATATATTAAACTTACGAATGAAATTGTACGTATTGGTGATTATGCAAAGACATACGCGAAAAACATCTCTCGCCATATCCAAAATGAGATAGAGTTTAGTGCTCTTGATGATTATATAATTCAGCTTCATGAAACGGCGATTGAGGCGTTGGAGTATGCTCTGAGTATGTTAGATGCAAATGTTGAAGAAGTAGATGACCTCTATCATAAAGCACTCGTTGAAGAGAGTAAAACAGATGAGATTTTCAAACTCTTTGAAAAAGAGCTCCTAGCCGATCTGTGTAAAGAGCGTGAAAAGATCTCTGACTACCTCAATGTCTTATCTACTTGTCGCAAACTAGAAAGAACTGGAGATAGAGCTGTAGAGATTGCAAAACTGCTACTCTTTGCCAAAAAAGGTGGAAAATTAGAAAATTTCTAG